The following are encoded in a window of Mycoplasmopsis verecunda genomic DNA:
- a CDS encoding P-loop NTPase family protein produces MFDEYRENKYIDGNELLEDLENISNRLRWRGSNSTNYVRAGYIEDSKAENILNIYDAWLNILFYSNFDLLDSEIILENIVLDEYLTNNFITALEQNKNILMVYESYNDYWMFFNIFNKYIENEKFKFINFISPGFLLAHHCRSVNSDTRVFGDFYDTLEKIIPYKEKTILNFQNIDHVMLYGINSNEENGINLNESAKILLLNFHKNIITICGMKTGLYNNYANLIQNNNKNELYTHKISKLKYNKELWKQIFITKLGFLNFKLSNEQLDNFVGIFTNFLYEIYFDNIVSYLKHNNESINNIDDFWKCIYSFTQNYLNIIEPQKNMNLHISNDDAFNNTFSSLIENETNYYCLLNKKPRSLFIIDAYDNINDESLKQINDELYKENNFFIFNFKKISSEFIFSSNLNDTASFINAVKQNANALCVFKNIQKCSKNTLLKLMRVVDEGVVTDNFGNEFNCKLAKIIVIDTDWNISNAFKLSQNSDIKSFLSLFYPIEFINRFNQILFLDNELIKRNNSSLEHLKKDLEHYVKNILNKELTIRFANSYQIKDIYELEMNIINNITSNLKEETNSILVAIKDNTFEVKYD; encoded by the coding sequence TTGTTTGATGAATATAGAGAAAATAAATATATTGATGGTAATGAACTCTTAGAAGATTTAGAAAATATTTCAAACAGACTACGATGACGAGGATCCAACAGTACAAACTATGTTAGAGCAGGTTATATCGAGGATTCAAAAGCAGAAAATATATTAAATATTTATGATGCCTGATTAAATATTCTGTTTTATTCAAATTTTGATTTGCTTGATTCCGAAATCATTCTTGAAAATATTGTTCTTGATGAATATCTAACAAATAATTTTATTACAGCACTTGAACAGAATAAAAATATTTTAATGGTTTATGAAAGTTACAATGATTATTGAATGTTTTTCAATATATTTAATAAATATATTGAAAATGAGAAATTCAAATTTATAAATTTTATAAGTCCAGGATTCTTACTAGCTCACCATTGTAGATCAGTTAATAGCGACACAAGAGTTTTTGGTGATTTTTATGATACATTAGAAAAAATAATACCTTACAAGGAAAAAACTATTTTAAATTTTCAAAATATTGATCATGTAATGTTATACGGGATTAATTCTAATGAAGAAAACGGTATAAATCTCAATGAATCTGCCAAAATCCTACTATTGAATTTCCATAAAAACATTATCACTATATGTGGTATGAAAACAGGTTTATATAACAACTATGCAAATTTAATTCAAAATAATAATAAAAATGAATTGTATACTCATAAAATTTCAAAACTTAAATATAACAAAGAACTTTGAAAACAAATTTTCATCACAAAATTAGGTTTTTTAAATTTTAAATTATCAAATGAACAATTAGATAATTTTGTTGGAATTTTTACAAACTTCTTATATGAAATTTATTTCGATAATATAGTTAGTTATTTAAAGCATAATAATGAATCAATAAATAATATTGATGATTTTTGGAAATGCATTTATAGTTTTACTCAAAATTACTTAAATATTATAGAACCACAAAAAAATATGAATTTACATATTTCTAATGATGATGCATTCAATAATACATTTAGTTCTCTTATAGAAAATGAAACAAATTATTATTGCCTATTAAATAAAAAACCAAGAAGTTTATTTATTATTGATGCATACGATAATATTAATGATGAATCATTAAAGCAAATTAATGACGAATTATATAAGGAAAATAACTTCTTTATATTTAACTTTAAAAAAATATCATCTGAATTTATCTTTAGTTCAAATTTGAATGATACAGCATCCTTTATTAATGCCGTTAAACAAAATGCAAATGCATTATGTGTATTTAAAAATATACAAAAATGTTCTAAAAATACATTATTAAAACTTATGCGGGTTGTCGATGAAGGTGTTGTAACAGATAATTTCGGTAATGAATTTAATTGCAAATTAGCCAAAATAATTGTAATAGATACAGATTGGAATATTTCTAATGCCTTTAAGTTAAGCCAAAACTCTGATATAAAATCATTTTTATCTTTATTTTATCCAATTGAATTTATCAACAGATTTAATCAAATTCTATTCCTGGATAATGAATTGATAAAAAGAAACAATAGCTCACTAGAACACCTAAAAAAAGATTTAGAGCATTATGTTAAAAATATCCTAAATAAAGAGTTAACTATTCGTTTTGCAAATAGCTATCAAATAAAAGATATTTATGAATTGGAGATGAATATTATTAATAACATAACATCAAATTTAAAAGAAGAAACGAATTCGATTTTAGTTGCTATTAAAGATAACACATTCGAGGTTAAATATGACTAA
- a CDS encoding AAA family ATPase: MTNRLQQIRNKRLNKQKKSKSDIENVYLDSISQLKLENDFYYIDYDLFSKEVNNFISNSVNFCFRDSDYDTVEKVLSNISHINDNLSIYIFDCKKIFQSDNKTTKWDEFEEYFNNFIVFLSSFLLSNPDKKFLVYFKNIFDFDEGATYISNRNYFTFYDYLINILDIKNTSFAFNYNSIINAKQLFHNDMLSKFVSMIIRNDGVDKQIIIQDYINQLNEIRKHKLNQINICYITTKILAYSNDIYNDINYIFNIAINDNKEITIHEITKSINKYFFISDKLIYQNNIEKKLNKDIVGQKHIIQELSKYLYFTVNKINNNNYSFFFLGKSGIGKTQTAKSISKNFTNNNLIYIDCSRLDNYQNWIELIIGNNEHPNSLCNKLLIQKNNVILFDEIEKSNFIKQFPHVLEEILDENFIVNIDNKKIPFNNNIIIFTSNLYIKEITETNLNSNHVSCLLKNYFSEKFIKDITNLFMFNDLGTNELTTLAKRNLKAISDSRHIKFINPNEYIKQLIINQNLSNSRELTTKINADLSKLSLEKQEGIIKIYFDTLLNRLEKANE; the protein is encoded by the coding sequence ATGACTAATAGATTGCAACAGATACGAAATAAAAGATTAAATAAACAAAAAAAGAGTAAGAGCGATATAGAAAACGTTTATTTAGATTCGATATCTCAACTTAAATTAGAAAATGACTTTTATTATATTGATTATGATTTGTTTTCAAAAGAAGTAAACAACTTTATATCTAATAGTGTAAACTTTTGTTTTCGCGATTCGGACTATGACACTGTTGAAAAAGTTCTTTCTAATATATCTCATATAAATGACAATCTATCAATCTATATATTTGATTGTAAGAAAATTTTTCAAAGTGATAATAAAACCACTAAATGAGATGAATTCGAGGAGTACTTTAATAATTTTATTGTATTTTTAAGCAGCTTTTTACTCAGCAACCCTGATAAAAAATTTCTAGTTTACTTTAAAAATATTTTTGATTTCGATGAAGGAGCAACATATATATCCAATCGAAATTATTTCACTTTTTATGATTACCTTATAAACATATTAGATATAAAAAACACATCATTTGCTTTTAATTATAATTCGATAATTAATGCCAAACAACTTTTCCATAATGATATGTTATCTAAGTTTGTTTCTATGATAATAAGAAATGACGGTGTTGATAAACAAATCATTATTCAAGATTATATTAATCAATTAAATGAAATAAGAAAACATAAGTTAAATCAAATTAATATATGTTATATTACTACTAAAATTCTAGCTTATTCAAATGATATATATAACGACATAAACTATATATTCAATATTGCTATTAATGATAACAAAGAAATCACTATCCATGAAATTACAAAATCTATTAATAAATACTTTTTTATTTCAGATAAGCTTATTTATCAAAATAATATTGAGAAAAAACTAAATAAAGATATCGTGGGTCAAAAACATATAATTCAAGAATTATCAAAATATCTTTATTTTACAGTTAATAAAATCAATAATAATAATTACTCATTTTTCTTTTTAGGAAAATCGGGTATAGGAAAAACTCAAACCGCAAAAAGTATAAGTAAAAATTTTACTAATAATAACTTAATTTATATTGATTGTTCAAGACTAGATAACTATCAAAATTGAATCGAACTTATTATAGGTAATAATGAGCACCCAAATTCATTATGCAATAAATTGTTAATTCAAAAAAATAATGTTATTTTGTTTGATGAAATAGAGAAATCTAATTTCATTAAACAATTTCCACATGTTCTGGAGGAAATTTTAGATGAGAATTTTATAGTTAATATAGATAATAAGAAAATACCTTTTAATAACAATATTATTATTTTTACTAGCAATCTTTATATAAAAGAAATTACAGAAACAAATTTGAACAGTAATCATGTTAGTTGTTTATTAAAAAATTATTTTTCTGAAAAATTTATAAAAGATATTACTAATTTATTTATGTTTAATGATCTAGGAACTAACGAACTAACCACACTTGCAAAGAGAAACTTAAAAGCAATATCTGATTCTAGACATATTAAATTTATTAATCCTAATGAATATATAAAACAACTGATTATTAATCAAAATTTATCAAATTCAAGAGAATTAACCACAAAAATTAATGCAGATTTAAGCAAATTGTCACTCGAGAAACAAGAAGGAATTATAAAAATTTATTTCGATACTTTATTGAATAGATTGGAGAAAGCTAATGAATAA
- a CDS encoding S16 family serine protease — protein sequence MNKNFQTSNKLLPYITFKYFTTEKIDDKSIKLDVVNSHKEKIYDLNAEVLNEENMDNFHIYTLKIIDFCNKKLTETLNKDFELLSKEDNTILQNLVSSSLKFIESQNVELWKEMDITTNSTLIEKIFKLTYYLKIFNDEKDFLNNFINPSDSIHDPFISFMQHLDKWLTSQNIKDYKNIPEWVLTKYNNKKVALLISKRLENMSADEWNYLNNKNELLIQLPWRKISNEIIHSYSTLFDEYLNSNSNNIYEDIYKDYKNYVSSLKKLTLKRNHDLLYYNSASIVIDNFSFTNNDNKVIEAPTYIINGAPGTGKTFFVEKLAQQLHRKFIKISLGGISQIGYFKGNNYQPSIILQKLKEVGVSNPIILLDEIDKMNPNLFAELLDVLDKKNDHFYDNFLQIEYDLSKIIFIGTSNYIQNIPSEIISRVKFVTLMPFTMEEKVNIGKEIWIDMQRQYGISHDSFYTITDQVIKTLIEKITFEEGVRKLKQELETLLYYAIANDIKVIDNEIVKSFYEKKLTELEYYRNLYKHKTRVPGMVNALSVNSFTYLSGVSNVICIHTEIKSNTPSLEFLSNASDVIKNSATIALRYVVSNKNNFNIQKELSNLLFTLSFDQIYIKSDGDSAGVAFVTSILSDLLNITIPKNVAFTGSIDLKGNLQPVGGIKEKIEGGCRDGVLEFFIPFENERDIKDIEPKICEKVKIHLIQNYNEIYEVIFNEQSHQRR from the coding sequence ATGAATAAAAACTTTCAAACTTCAAATAAGTTACTACCATATATAACTTTTAAGTATTTTACTACTGAAAAAATTGATGATAAAAGCATTAAATTAGATGTAGTTAATTCTCATAAAGAGAAGATATATGATTTAAATGCTGAAGTATTAAATGAAGAAAATATGGATAATTTCCATATATACACTTTAAAAATAATTGATTTTTGCAATAAAAAGTTAACAGAAACATTAAATAAAGATTTTGAATTATTATCAAAGGAAGATAATACCATATTGCAAAATCTAGTTTCCTCTTCACTTAAATTCATTGAAAGTCAAAACGTTGAATTATGAAAAGAAATGGACATAACTACTAATTCCACATTAATTGAAAAAATTTTTAAATTAACTTATTATTTAAAGATATTTAATGATGAAAAGGATTTCTTAAATAATTTTATAAATCCATCTGACTCAATTCATGATCCGTTTATATCATTTATGCAGCATCTGGATAAATGACTTACAAGCCAAAATATCAAGGATTATAAAAATATTCCAGAGTGAGTTTTGACTAAATACAATAATAAAAAAGTAGCTTTATTGATTTCTAAAAGATTAGAAAATATGTCTGCAGATGAATGAAACTATTTAAATAATAAAAATGAACTCCTTATTCAGCTCCCATGAAGAAAAATATCAAACGAGATAATCCATAGTTACAGTACACTTTTTGATGAGTATCTTAATAGTAACTCCAATAATATTTATGAAGATATTTATAAGGATTACAAAAATTATGTTTCATCTCTGAAAAAACTTACTTTAAAAAGAAATCATGATCTACTTTATTATAATAGTGCATCTATAGTTATTGATAATTTTAGTTTTACTAATAACGATAATAAAGTAATTGAAGCCCCTACTTATATTATTAATGGAGCGCCTGGAACTGGTAAAACATTTTTTGTAGAAAAACTAGCGCAGCAACTACATAGAAAATTTATCAAAATCTCATTAGGGGGAATTAGTCAAATAGGATACTTTAAAGGTAATAATTACCAGCCAAGCATTATTCTTCAAAAATTGAAAGAAGTGGGTGTTTCAAATCCTATTATTTTGCTTGATGAAATAGATAAAATGAATCCTAATTTATTTGCTGAATTGCTAGATGTTTTGGATAAAAAAAATGATCATTTTTATGATAACTTTTTACAAATAGAGTACGACTTATCTAAAATAATTTTCATCGGGACCTCAAATTATATTCAAAATATACCTAGTGAAATAATTAGTCGTGTTAAATTCGTAACCCTTATGCCTTTTACAATGGAAGAAAAAGTAAATATAGGAAAAGAGATATGAATTGATATGCAAAGGCAATATGGGATTTCGCACGATAGTTTTTACACTATAACTGATCAAGTTATTAAAACATTAATTGAAAAAATAACTTTTGAAGAAGGTGTACGTAAATTAAAGCAAGAATTGGAAACTCTTCTATATTATGCAATTGCTAATGATATTAAAGTTATAGATAATGAAATAGTTAAGAGTTTTTATGAAAAGAAATTGACTGAGTTAGAGTATTACAGAAATTTATATAAACATAAAACACGTGTTCCTGGTATGGTTAATGCATTATCTGTAAACTCTTTTACCTATCTATCGGGTGTATCAAATGTAATATGTATTCATACGGAAATTAAATCTAATACACCTTCTTTAGAGTTCCTTTCTAATGCATCAGATGTTATTAAGAATTCGGCAACTATTGCTCTTCGCTATGTTGTGTCAAATAAGAATAATTTTAACATTCAGAAAGAATTGAGTAATTTATTATTTACCTTATCTTTTGATCAAATTTATATTAAAAGTGATGGTGATTCAGCAGGTGTGGCTTTTGTTACATCAATATTATCTGACTTATTAAATATAACCATTCCAAAAAATGTTGCGTTTACAGGATCGATTGATTTAAAAGGCAATTTACAGCCTGTTGGTGGTATAAAAGAAAAAATTGAAGGTGGTTGTCGCGATGGAGTTTTAGAATTTTTTATTCCATTTGAAAACGAAAGGGATATTAAAGATATAGAACCTAAAATATGTGAAAAAGTTAAAATTCATTTAATTCAAAATTATAATGAAATATACGAGGTAATTTTCAATGAACAATCACATCAAAGAAGATAA
- a CDS encoding YobI family P-loop NTPase encodes MNNIIKFIPLKLKKNYDKNNISEFILTFFNLHKLIYEYYHNTFCDIHNDDSIKNIGFIATYGKGKSTFISWLYTYKNIIENSNSALDIELKKFIDIEDDNINKSAVFDYYNMMEHIISSHINRNIMEYFDGKIQNITLIDFESCHCSQNNSNNIKYSEIALNFINLAKLFYTNYKQNLNSYSLPISISIGDYDLDGNKDISTNFIEEKIISKLESCISDKDIQRHQVPLKSTTRHSKFISLLFVISLFCTLIFGTTLITLKLFNYPVDIFVDKVQKISINGQTINISDDVNTYWWHISLILHIGFLISIVFLSFVICWKSYFWIRNKSYSKIKFDSLQIMGTNIQASDEKQGFSENKKYIYKLISLICNVYDKKHPNKALIFEDLDRLHNKDIFTSLHDLNSEINQMIKNNFTNHNQSNAIQFIYVTSDSIFTDVDDKTKFFDAIINYDNDYLNNKLSNSQIQQVILDKFNISNIDNIYTSKSVDVLTLNLFQSFINHISTKISNYRTYVLFKEYLDEEFTNNQSYINYIDDLKNWNLAFYYFDIYNKENKDYVSFLIDFMRLYNVYIRTFFASDYNKFQLEASYLNYSNQNLNSLFSGIKKYLIDKLLQQTNNDFKWVYRYTKIINILETCCTMNHLLQIDNDLPKNIIDIVVNNTIDINSSEIDVEFKYFFNNQSNESNQYLWKYNTQDIEDIYNIDLMFSLGIWQGNDFKKAYLNNQRELTLRISNKLIPYSEDFYNLQTISLNFLKLLLISIEENNNLQSVRAYLNEGTREVNLLNKVLNIVN; translated from the coding sequence ATGAATAATATAATCAAATTTATACCTTTAAAGTTAAAGAAGAATTATGATAAAAACAACATTTCTGAATTCATTCTTACATTTTTCAATCTTCACAAATTAATTTATGAATATTATCATAATACCTTTTGTGATATTCATAATGATGATAGTATAAAAAATATAGGATTTATTGCCACATACGGAAAGGGAAAGTCAACTTTTATTAGTTGATTATATACATATAAAAACATTATTGAAAATAGCAACTCTGCTTTAGATATAGAATTAAAGAAATTTATAGATATTGAAGATGATAATATTAATAAATCTGCCGTTTTTGATTATTATAATATGATGGAACATATTATAAGTTCACATATTAATAGAAATATAATGGAATATTTTGATGGCAAAATACAAAATATTACTCTAATAGATTTTGAATCTTGTCATTGTTCACAAAATAACTCAAATAATATTAAATACTCTGAAATTGCATTAAACTTTATAAATCTTGCAAAACTCTTTTATACAAATTATAAGCAAAACTTAAATTCTTATTCACTTCCTATATCTATCTCGATAGGCGATTATGATTTAGATGGCAACAAAGATATTTCAACTAATTTTATTGAAGAAAAAATCATTTCAAAACTTGAATCATGTATCAGCGATAAAGATATACAGAGACATCAAGTTCCGTTAAAATCAACTACAAGACATTCTAAATTTATTTCTTTACTCTTTGTAATATCTTTATTTTGCACATTAATTTTTGGAACAACTCTGATAACTTTAAAATTATTTAATTATCCTGTTGATATATTTGTTGATAAAGTTCAAAAAATCAGCATAAATGGCCAGACTATAAATATATCAGATGATGTAAATACTTATTGATGACATATAAGTTTAATATTACATATTGGTTTCTTAATATCAATTGTATTTCTTTCATTTGTTATTTGTTGAAAATCATATTTTTGAATTAGAAATAAATCATATTCAAAAATTAAATTTGATTCTTTACAAATAATGGGCACAAATATTCAAGCTTCAGATGAAAAGCAAGGTTTTAGTGAAAATAAGAAATATATTTATAAACTAATTTCTTTAATATGTAATGTTTATGATAAAAAGCATCCTAATAAAGCATTGATATTTGAAGATTTAGATAGATTACATAATAAAGATATATTTACGTCATTGCATGATTTAAATAGTGAAATTAATCAAATGATAAAAAACAATTTTACTAATCATAATCAATCTAATGCTATTCAATTTATTTATGTTACATCAGATTCTATTTTTACTGATGTAGATGATAAAACAAAATTTTTTGATGCTATTATTAATTATGATAATGATTATTTAAATAATAAACTCTCTAACTCTCAAATCCAACAAGTTATTCTGGATAAATTTAATATTTCAAATATCGATAATATTTATACCAGTAAAAGTGTAGATGTATTAACTTTGAACTTATTCCAAAGTTTTATAAATCACATATCTACGAAAATTTCAAACTATAGAACATATGTTTTATTTAAAGAATATCTCGATGAAGAGTTTACTAATAATCAAAGTTACATTAATTATATTGACGATTTAAAGAATTGAAATTTAGCATTCTATTACTTTGATATTTATAATAAAGAAAATAAAGATTATGTTTCATTTTTAATTGATTTTATGAGATTGTACAATGTTTATATAAGAACCTTTTTCGCTAGTGATTATAATAAATTTCAATTAGAAGCTAGTTATTTAAATTATTCAAACCAAAACTTAAATTCATTATTTAGTGGAATAAAAAAATATCTAATTGATAAATTATTGCAACAAACTAATAATGATTTTAAATGAGTTTATAGATATACTAAAATAATTAATATTCTTGAAACTTGCTGTACAATGAATCATTTATTACAAATAGACAATGATTTACCTAAAAATATAATAGATATAGTAGTTAATAATACTATAGATATTAATTCTTCAGAAATTGATGTTGAATTCAAATACTTCTTCAATAATCAATCAAATGAATCAAATCAATATTTATGAAAATATAACACACAAGATATTGAAGATATCTATAATATTGATTTAATGTTTTCATTAGGTATATGACAAGGAAATGATTTTAAGAAAGCTTATTTAAATAATCAAAGAGAACTCACACTAAGAATATCTAATAAATTAATTCCTTATAGTGAAGATTTCTATAATTTACAAACTATATCTCTTAATTTCCTAAAATTACTTTTAATTTCAATAGAAGAAAATAATAATCTTCAATCAGTTAGGGCTTATTTAAATGAAGGAACTCGAGAAGTAAATTTATTAAATAAAGTACTTAATATTGTGAATTAA
- the lepA gene encoding translation elongation factor 4, whose translation MNKDKIRNFSIIAHIDHGKSTLADRILEYTNTVANRDLKAQFLDSMDLEQERGITIKLNAVQIKYKDYIFHLIDTPGHVDFNYEVSRSLAASEGALLLVDATQGIEAQTLANVYLALENNLEILPVINKIDLPSANVEEVKEEIENVIGIPTDNAILVSAKTGQGVHELLDSIVKYIPAPKDADDNKPLKALIFDSYFDPYRGVVMLIRVFEGKLRTGDKFLFMSRMNDEQPYHVIDLGVRNPYETKKDELVAGEVGWVSAAIRDAKEVNVGDTITLANNPTDKALPGYKKMKPVVFTGFYPIDTRDYMDLKESLEKISLSDSSITWEQETSKALGFGFRVGFLGMLHMEILQERLDREYKVGIIATSPSVEYKVTTTKGQVELISNPTLFPDRTFIEKIEEPYVEASIFVPNEYIGNVMELCQNKRGIYKSLEMVDSRRSKVVYELPLAETIFDFFDRLKSSTKGYASFEYEWIGYRESDLVKVDILLNGDKVDAFSIITHREKAYESARELCQKLKDAIPRQNFEVPVQATIGGKIIARETIKAYRKDVTAKLYGGDVTRRQKLLKKQKEGKKRMKKLGSIEVPQEAFLSVLKTNIDPKK comes from the coding sequence ATGAATAAAGACAAGATAAGAAACTTCTCAATAATTGCTCATATTGACCATGGAAAAAGTACTCTAGCAGATAGAATACTTGAATACACAAATACTGTAGCAAATAGAGATTTAAAGGCACAATTTTTAGATTCAATGGATCTTGAACAAGAACGTGGAATTACTATAAAATTAAATGCTGTTCAAATTAAATATAAAGATTATATTTTTCATTTAATTGATACTCCAGGGCATGTGGATTTCAATTATGAAGTATCACGTTCTCTAGCTGCTTCAGAAGGTGCATTATTACTAGTTGATGCAACACAAGGAATCGAGGCACAAACATTAGCTAACGTTTACTTAGCGCTAGAAAATAATCTTGAAATTTTACCTGTTATTAATAAAATTGATTTGCCAAGCGCTAATGTAGAAGAAGTGAAAGAAGAAATTGAAAACGTTATTGGTATACCTACAGATAATGCAATATTAGTATCAGCTAAAACGGGACAAGGTGTACATGAATTATTAGATTCAATAGTTAAATATATTCCAGCACCAAAAGATGCGGATGATAATAAACCTTTAAAAGCATTAATATTTGATAGTTATTTTGATCCATATCGTGGTGTTGTTATGTTAATTCGTGTATTTGAAGGAAAATTAAGAACTGGAGATAAATTCCTTTTTATGTCTCGGATGAATGATGAACAACCATATCATGTAATTGATTTAGGGGTTAGAAATCCTTATGAAACTAAAAAAGATGAATTAGTAGCTGGAGAAGTAGGTTGAGTATCAGCTGCTATTAGAGATGCTAAAGAAGTAAATGTTGGTGATACTATTACACTAGCTAATAATCCAACTGATAAAGCTCTTCCAGGATATAAGAAAATGAAACCAGTAGTATTCACTGGGTTTTATCCAATTGATACTAGAGATTACATGGATTTAAAAGAATCATTAGAAAAAATCTCTTTAAGTGATTCATCTATAACTTGAGAACAAGAAACTTCTAAAGCATTAGGTTTTGGTTTTAGAGTCGGATTCCTTGGAATGCTTCATATGGAAATATTACAAGAAAGACTAGATAGAGAATATAAAGTAGGTATTATTGCTACTTCTCCATCTGTTGAATATAAAGTAACAACTACAAAAGGTCAAGTTGAATTAATTTCAAATCCAACATTATTCCCTGATCGTACATTTATTGAAAAAATTGAAGAGCCTTATGTAGAAGCAAGTATTTTTGTTCCAAATGAATATATTGGTAATGTAATGGAGTTATGTCAAAATAAACGTGGAATATATAAATCACTTGAAATGGTTGATTCAAGACGTTCTAAAGTAGTTTATGAACTTCCTTTGGCAGAAACTATATTCGACTTCTTCGATAGATTAAAAAGTAGTACAAAAGGTTATGCTTCATTTGAATATGAATGAATAGGATATAGAGAATCTGATTTAGTCAAAGTAGACATTTTATTAAATGGAGATAAAGTTGATGCTTTCTCAATAATTACGCATAGAGAAAAGGCTTATGAATCAGCTCGAGAATTATGTCAAAAACTAAAAGATGCAATTCCAAGGCAAAACTTTGAAGTACCTGTACAAGCAACTATAGGTGGAAAAATTATAGCTAGAGAAACTATAAAAGCTTATAGAAAAGATGTTACCGCTAAACTATATGGTGGTGATGTTACAAGACGCCAAAAACTTCTTAAAAAGCAAAAAGAAGGAAAGAAACGTATGAAGAAACTTGGTTCAATAGAAGTTCCACAAGAAGCTTTCTTATCTGTACTTAAAACTAATATTGATCCGAAGAAATAA
- a CDS encoding DDE-type integrase/transposase/recombinase: MKFTNKKLIEFIPYNTYNNLDYKKRNGISMKSIKKKNQDRKITKPNNISDEDYEIILNVLLDEILGENSTKKDRNNKVSEVIDKIKKSKNQNVKHLQHSYADYFAFIVQDFMIENIMLVIRKEKIRKVNNIEYIVTVNEMFKEHKGRIGSDKIAGLIKKNKYFDISQPTVSKIMVNSHLYVNSSKKPKKFKEDKNTKDDFDYLVGLDKRKNLKPLEAASGDFMVISNNDKHYHLHMISDIKTGKILAYNLSDNQSAKVVLKDICKLPNNISILNTNYGRQYFDKEVRKELKKRNIRQSMGIAGKSNDNLWIEYILEELDKNYSLNTISKNYQLIMWKY; encoded by the coding sequence TTGAAATTCACAAATAAGAAATTAATTGAATTTATTCCGTATAATACTTATAATAATTTAGACTATAAGAAAAGAAACGGAATTTCTATGAAATCTATTAAAAAGAAAAATCAAGATAGAAAAATAACAAAACCAAATAATATCAGTGATGAAGACTATGAAATTATCTTAAATGTGTTATTAGATGAGATTTTAGGTGAAAACTCAACTAAAAAAGATAGAAATAATAAAGTCTCTGAAGTTATAGATAAAATCAAAAAATCAAAAAATCAAAATGTAAAACATCTACAGCACAGCTATGCAGATTATTTCGCATTCATCGTTCAAGATTTTATGATAGAAAACATAATGTTGGTTATAAGAAAAGAAAAGATTCGAAAAGTAAATAACATTGAATATATAGTCACAGTTAATGAAATGTTTAAAGAACACAAAGGTAGAATTGGATCCGATAAAATAGCTGGTTTAATTAAAAAGAATAAATACTTTGACATTTCACAACCAACAGTTTCAAAAATAATGGTAAATTCACATCTATATGTAAATAGCTCAAAGAAACCTAAGAAATTCAAAGAAGATAAAAATACAAAAGACGACTTTGACTATCTTGTAGGTTTAGATAAACGTAAAAATTTAAAGCCACTGGAAGCAGCATCTGGTGATTTTATGGTTATAAGTAATAATGATAAACACTATCATTTACATATGATTAGTGACATAAAAACTGGAAAAATACTTGCTTATAATTTAAGCGATAATCAATCTGCAAAAGTTGTATTGAAAGATATTTGCAAATTACCTAACAATATTTCAATCTTGAATACTAATTATGGAAGACAGTATTTCGATAAAGAAGTTAGAAAAGAATTGAAGAAGAGAAATATCAGACAGTCAATGGGTATTGCAGGTAAGTCTAATGATAACCTATGAATTGAATATATTTTGGAAGAATTAGACAAGAATTATTCTCTCAACACAATATCGAAAAATTATCAATTAATCATGTGAAAATATTAA